The following proteins come from a genomic window of Sorghum bicolor cultivar BTx623 chromosome 3, Sorghum_bicolor_NCBIv3, whole genome shotgun sequence:
- the LOC8054378 gene encoding uncharacterized protein At1g03900, whose product MATGGGNEQAPAEAEPLELVLFQVAECYVYLIPPRMTAASYRADEWNVNKWAWEGALKVVSKGEECIIKLEDKNTGELYARAFLREGEPHPVEPVIDSSRYFVLRVEENIDGRQRHAFIGLGFRERPEAYDFQAALHDHMKYLNKKKAAEEMVQHYEKQSSVDYSLKEGETLVLQIKNKETGTKTKSAFFEQGLNKLSLNEKTNTKEVPVSLKLPPPPPSPVSPTDPGVAASPFKAEFPPQEQPAAEPISRTSALPSKGEPTPELPAAAEKSEHETVDDDFGDFQAAG is encoded by the exons ATGGCGACCGGCGGCGGCAACGAGCAGGCGCCGGCGGAGGCCGAGCCGCTGGAGCTCGTGCTGTTCCAGGTCGCCGAGTGCTACGTCTACCTG ATACCTCCAAGGATGACGGCTGCCTCCTACAG GGCGGATGAGTGGAACGTCAACAAATGGGCATGGGAAGGGGCGCTCAAGGTTgtcagcaagggagaggaatgcatCATTAAACTGGAAGATAAGAACACAG GGGAGCTTTATGCTAGGGCATTTCTCAGAGAGGGTGAACCACATCCGGTGGAACCTGTAATTGATAGCAGCAG ATATTTTGTACTACGCGTTGAAGAGAATATAG ATGGGCGTCAGCGTCATGCTTTCATAGGTTTAGGCTTCCGGGAAAGGCCTGAAGCATATGACTTCCAAGCTGCTCTACATGATCATATGAA ATATTtaaacaagaagaaggctgctgaaGAGATGGTTCAGCATTATGAGAAGCAATCATCAGTGGATTACAGCCTCAAAGAAGGGGAGACATTGGTTCTTCAGATTAAAAAT AAAGAAACTGGCACCAAGACAAAATCTGCATTTTTTgagcaaggcctaaacaagctcTCATTGAACGAAAAGACAAACACCAAGGAGGTCCCCGTCTCCCTTAAactcccaccaccaccaccttcaCCTGTCTCTCCAACGGATCCTGGAGTCGCTGCTTCGCCTTTCAAAGCAGAATTTCCGCCCCAAGAGCAACCAGCTGCTGAACCCATCAGCAGAACCAGCGCTCTCCCTTCCAAAGGTGAACCTACTCCGGAGCTACCAGCTGCTGCAGAGAAATCAGAGCACGAAACCGTGGATGACGACTTCGGGGACTTCCAGGCTGCTGGGTGA
- the LOC8054379 gene encoding acyl transferase 5: protein MSAAAAAPTVLKSAPELVAPAEPTPGGTLPLSSIDKTAAVRVSVDFIQVFPPAAGAGGDQDAAVAAMRDGFAKALVPYYPVAGRIADASPGEPVVDCTGQGVWFVEAAASCALADVNYLERPLLIPKEELLPRPPPEEKLEDLVLMAQVTKFTCGGFSVGICFSHLVFDGQGAAQFLKAAGEMARGLPAPSVAPVWDRDAIPDPPKLPRGPPPSFTAFNFVTQVVEISPESIARIKDEFKDATGQACSTFDAVTAVVFRCRALAMALPDDAEVRLGFAASTRHLLHGVLPSVDGYYGNCVYPVGITRSSKAIREASLPEVVGVMREAKEALTTRFTDWMRGGAKDDHYNVPLDYGTVTVSDWSRVGFNEVDYGFGEPGYVFTLNDDVNIVASAIYLKPPAPKRGIRLMLRCVEEPHAAAFADELAKFA, encoded by the exons AtgtctgccgccgccgccgcccccaccGTCCTGAAATCGGCTCCGGAGCTCGTCGCGCCAGCGGAGCCAACGCCCGGCGGCACCCTCCCACTGTCCTCCATCGACAAGACCGCGGCGGTCCGCGTCTCGGTGGACTTCATCCAGGTTTTCCCCCCGGCCGCAGGAGCCGGCGGGGACCAAGACGCCGCCGTGGCCGCGATGCGCGACGGCTTCGCGAAAGCGCTGGTGCCGTACTACCCGGTGGCCGGCCGCATCGCAGACGCGAGCCCCGGGGAGCCCGTCGTGGACTGCACCGGGCAGGGCGTCTGGTTCGTGGAGGCCGCCGCGAGCTGCGCGCTCGCCGACGTCAACTACCTCGAGCGCCCTCTGCTCATCCCCAAGGAGGAGCTCCTCCCGCGCCCTCCCCCCGAGGAGAAGCTCGAGGACCTCGTCCTCATGGCTCAG GTGACCAAGTTCACCTGCGGCGGGTTCTCGGTCGGGATCTGCTTCAGCCACCTGGTGTTCGACGGGCAGGGCGCGGCGCAGTTCCTCAAGGCGGCTGGCGAGATGGCGCGGGGGCTGCCGGCGCCGTCGGTCGCGCCGGTCTGGGACCGCGACGCGATCCCGGACCCGCCTAAGCTGCCGCGCGGGCCCCCGCCGTCGTTCACGGCGTTCAACTTCGTGACCCAGGTGGTGGAGATCTCGCCGGAGAGCATCGCGCGCATCAAGGACGAGTTCAAGGACGCGACGGGGCAGGCCTGCTCCACCTTCGACGCCGTCACGGCGGTGGTGTTCAGGTGCCGCGCGCTGGCGATGGCGCTCCCCGACGACGCCGAGGTCCGGCTCGGCTTCGCCGCCAGCACGCGGCACCTCCTCCACGGCGTGCTGCCGTCGGTGGACGGCTACTACGGCAACTGCGTGTACCCCGTGGGCATCACCCGGTCCAGCAAGGCCATCCGTGAGGCGTCGCTTCCGGAGGTGGTCGGCGTGATGCGGGAGGCCAAGGAGGCGCTCACCACGCGCTTCACGGACTGGATGCGCGGCGGCGCCAAGGACGACCACTACAACGTGCCGCTGGACTACGGCACGGTGACGGTGTCGGACTGGAGCCGCGTCGGGTTCAACGAGGTGGACTACGGCTTCGGCGAGCCGGGGTACGTCTTCACGCTCAACGACGACGTCAACATCGTCGCGTCGGCGATCTACCTCAAACCGCCCGCGCCCAAGCGCGGCATCCGGCTCATGCTCCGCTGCGTCGAGGAACCTCACGCTGCGGCGTTCGCCGACGAGCTCGCCAAGTTCGCGTAG
- the LOC8054380 gene encoding acyl transferase 9, with protein MAAAPPPTVTKSPPSLVPPAGPTPGGSLPLSSIDKTAAVRVSVDFIQVFPAPTSDRSPSSAIAVMREGFAKALVLYYPVAGRIAEPVPGEPEIECTGEGVWFVEAEASCSLEEARNLERPLCIPKEELLPRPPAEVRVEDTLLLAQVTKFTCGGFAVGICFSHLVFDGQGAAQFLKAVGEMARGLPEPSIKPIWARDAIPNPPKPPLGPPPSFTAFNFEKSVVEISLDSIKRVKDQVASETNQKCSTFDVVTAIIFKCRALAVDFAPDAEVRLGFAASTRHLLSNALPSVEGYYGNCVYPGGLTKTSQEVKEASLVEIVTAIREAKEALSSRFLDWLSGGAKENHYNVSLDYGTLVVTDWSHVGFNEVDYGFGEPSYVFTLNDDVNIVPSVVYLKPPKPKQGIRLVLQCVEGQHSAVFSEELQKHA; from the exons atggccgccgcgccgccgcccaccGTGACCAAGTCCCCGCCGTCCCTGGTCCCGCCGGCGGGGCCCACCCCGGGCGGCTCCCTCCCGCTCTCCTCCATCGACAAGACCGCCGCCGTCCGTGTCTCCGTCGACTTCATCCAGGTCTTCCCCGCCCCTACGTCGGACCGGAGCCCCTCCTCCGCGATCGCGGTCATGCGCGAGGGTTTCGCCAAGGCGCTCGTGCTGTACTACCCCGTCGCCGGCCGCATCGCCGAGCCCGTGCCTGGGGAGCCCGAGATCGAGTGCACGGGGGAAGGGGTGTGGTTCGTGGAGGCCGAGGCTAGCTGCTCCCTCGAGGAGGCGCGGAACCTCGAGCGCCCGCTGTGCATCCCCAAGGAGGAGCTGCTGCCGCGTCCGCCGGCCGAGGTGCGCGTGGAGGACACACTGCTGCTCGCGCAG GTTACAAAGTTCACATGTGGTGGATTTGCTGTGGGCATTTGCTTCAGTCACTTGGTATTTGATGGGCAGGGTGCTGCACAATTTCTGAAAGCAGTTGGTGAGATGGCTAGGGGCCTCCCTGAGCCATCGATCAAGCCAATCTGGGCTCGGGATGCCATCCCCAACCCACCTAAGCCACCCCTAGGTCCGCCACCATCATTCACCGCATTCAACTTTGAGAAGTCGGTCGTTGAGATCTCTCTGGACAGCATCAAGCGTGTGAAGGACCAGGTTGCAAGTGAAACCAACCAGAAGTGCTCCACTTTCGACGTGGTCACTGCCATAATCTTCAAATGTCGCGCCTTGGCAGTCGACTTTGCACCCGATGCTGAGGTTCGCCTGGGCTTTGCAGCCAGCACTCGCCACCTGCTGAGCAATGCACTGCCCTCGGTCGAAGGCTACTATGGGAACTGTGTGTACCCAGGTGGCCTCACCAAGACCAGCCAGGAGGTGAAGGAGGCTTCACTTGTGGAGATCGTGACCGCGATCAGGGAAGCCAAGGAAGCTCTGTCGTCGAGGTTCCTTGACTGGTTGAGCGGCGGTGCCAAGGAGAACCACTACAACGTATCGCTAGACTATGGCACCCTCGTCGTGACTGACTGGAGTCATGTGGGCTTCAACGAGGTTGACTATGGGTTCGGTGAGCCAAGCTATGTGTTCACCCTGAACGACGATGTGAACATTGTTCCCTCCGTTGTGTACCTGAAGCCGCCCAAGCCAAAGCAGGGCATCAGGCTGGTGCTGCAGTGCGTGGAAGGGCAGCACTCTGCCGTGTTCAGCGAGGAGTTGCAGAAGCATGCATAG
- the LOC8084825 gene encoding ubiquitin-like modifier-activating enzyme atg7, whose translation MAGAGAVGIPRELMVQRIQSLVEEGFWDALRRLKLDVLGTDDSPIPITGYYTPRQRRPMASFFNLRSGSLVPPSLNSVGDRNNCPVPGTLINTNNMRGFQNLDIEQLLKAEAKKILDDIVSGKVEEDPSVLLRFLVTSFADLKNWKVYYNVAFPSLVFNSRMTLLNLQPASKVLTKEEAASIYTSLQKWRASSETTVVPFFLVSISSDSSASIRQLKDWKACQGNYKKLLFGFYDHGCRSDCPGWVIRNYVTFLSIRWKIEKVQFFCYREYKGNPDLEQSLIGEASFPSPCGVDDPDFLPDAIGWEGINPRKGTKEMKPKEIDLQSMNPASQDEEKQLMHLKLMGWRHFPVNIDKLSHVRVLLLGAGTLGCEVARLLTTWGVRKLTVVDSNCVATSDLVKQSLYIDKDCGVPRVTAIVTHLKERCPAVEVEGIQMEIPVPGHPVSSSKMASVLDDFKHLQTLVAANDAVFLLTDTWESRWLPTLLCASENKIAISAVLGCDSYLVMRHGAGPGTSGGTDEVITQIENLSTEDAPGHQRLGCCFCNDASSLIKPIPYETLPGLTSVASGKAVELFARMLHHPDEIHAPGDTAGMETEHQLGLLPHQLRGSLPKCGLSMELSNSSVNCMACSIAVLSEYRRRGLDFVMQAINYPTYLKDFTGVSDLKMPDTCPKIPASISVNSDKVSDVRCLLLGAGTLGCDVARILMDCGVRKLTIVDSGCVVVSNLARQSLYTSDDRGAPKATAILRHLVERCPSVDAQGIRMEIPMPGHPVSPGEAAGVLQDCERLKELVASHDAVFLLTDTRESRWLPTLLCTNENKIAITAALGYDSYLVMRHGAGPGISCDASSVATATDKLSTEDALGRQRLGCYFCNDVIAPVDSVSNRTLDQQCTVTRPGLASIASGRAADLFTRMLHHPDGIHAPGEIAGTSSGHQHGILPHQMRGSLSQYNLLTLLGYSSSNCTACSNAVLSEYRRRGMDFVMQVINEPTYLEDLTGLTDLMKSTSYSQVEWVDETDEDEFVEV comes from the exons ATGGCGGGTGCCGGTGCGGTGGGCATCCCAAGGGAGCTGATGGTTCAGCGCATCCAGAGCTTAGTGGAGGAGGGGTTCTGGGACGCGCTCCGCCGCCTCAAGCTCGACGTCCTCGGCACCGACGACTCGCCCATCCCAATCACCG GTTATTATACTCCCCGCCAGCGTCGCCCGATGGCAAGCTTCTTCAACCTACGGTCAGGATCATTGGTGCCGCCATCTCTCAATTCTGTTGGCGACAGAAATAATTGTCCAGTCCCAGGGACCCTCATAAACACTAATAACATGAGGGGATTCCAAAACCTAGATATAGAACAGCTTCTGAAAGCAGAAGCAAAGAAG ATCTTGGATGACATTGTGTCTGGTAAAGTAGAAGAGGATCCTTCTGTTCTACTTAGGTTCCTTGTGACATCATTTGCCGATTTAAAGAATTGGAAGGTCTATTACAATGTTGCATTCCCCTCATTGGTTTTCAACTCAAGAATGACCCTGCTCAACCTGCAACCTGCCTCAAAAGTGCTCACTAAAGAAGAG GCAGCATCCATATATACATCATTGCAAAAGTGGCGCGCTTCTAGTGAAACAACAG TTGTTCCATTCTTTCTGGTTAGTATATCCTCAGATTCCTCTGCCTCTATAAGGCAACTTAAGGACTGGAAAGCTTGCCAGGGGAACTATAAAAAG CTACTATTTGGATTTTATGATCATGGATGCCGCTCAGATTGCCCTGGCTGGGTAATTAGAAACTATGTTACCTTTCTGAGCATCCGATGGAAGATTGAGAAAGTCCAGTTTTTCTGCTACCGTGAATATAAAGGGAACCCTGATCTAGAACAGTCCCTCATTGGTGAAGCATCATTTCCATCACCTTGTG GTGTGGATGACCCTGATTTTCTACCTGATGCTATTGGATGGGAAGGAATAAACCCAAGGAAGGGAACAAAAGAAATGAAACCAAAAGAGATAGATCTTCAATCAATGAACCCGGCAAG TCAGGATGAAGAAAAACAATTGATGCACTTAAAGCTTATGGGGTGGCGCCACTTTCCTGTGAATATAGACAAGTTATCTCATGTTCGAGTTCTTCTCTTGGGTGCTGGAACTCTTGGATGTGAAGTTGCTCGTCTTCTTACG ACCTGGGGTGTACGGAAACTAACGGTTGTTGATAGTAATTGTGTTGCAACGTCTGACCTTGTCAAGCAATCACTCTACATAGATAAGGACTGTGGAGTTCCAAGAGTAACTGCAATAGTTACACATCTAAAAGAAAGATGTCCTGCAGTG GAGGTTGAAGGCATCCAAATGGAAATACCGGTGCCTGGGCATCCTGTTTCTTCCAGCAAAATGGCAAGTGTGCTTGATGACTTCAAGCATCTGCAAACATTAGTGGCTGCCAATGATGCAGTCTTCTTGTTAACTGACACATGGGAGAGCAGGTGGCTTCCAACTCTTCTCTGTGCAAGTGAAAACAAG ATTGCTATTAGTGCAGTATTAGGATGTGACAGTTACCTTGTCATGCGACATGGTGCTGGACCAGGAACAAGTGGGGGTACAGATGAAGTGATTACTCAGATAGAAAATTTGTCCACAGAAGATGCTCCTGGTCATCAAAGATTGGGCTGTTGTTTCTGCAATGATGCCTCTTCCCTTATTAAG CCAATTCCTTATGAAACACTACCTGGACTTACCTCAGTTGCATCTGGCAAAGCAGTGGAGCTCTTTGCCAGGATGTTACATCACCCTGATGA GATACATGCCCCAGGCGATACTGCTGGTATGGAAACAGAACATCAGCTTGGTCTATTGCCGCATCAGCTACGAGGGTCACTCCCAAAGTGTGGTTTATCTATGGAACTGAGCAATTCCTCAGTCAATTGTATGGCATGTTCTATTGCT GTATTGTCAGAGTATAGAAGAAGAGGATTGGATTTTGTCATGCAGGCCATCAACTATCCAACATATCTGAAAGATTTTACAGGCGTTTCTGATTTAAAAATGCCAGATACTTGTCCTAAAATACCAGCTAGCATCTCTGTAAATTCAGACAAGGTTTCTGATGTCCGATGTCTACTATTGGGTGCTGGAACTCTTGGATGTGATGTTGCACGCATTCTTATG GACTGTGGTGTACGGAAGCTAACAATAGTTGATAGTGGTTGTGTAGTTGTGTCAAATTTAGCGAGACAGTCACTCTATACTTCTGATGACCGTGGTGCTCCAAAAGCAACTGCAATACTTAGGCATCTAGTGGAGAGATGTCCTTCAGTG GATGCACAAGGCATTAGAATGGAAATACCTATGCCTGGGCATCCTGTGTCTCCTGGTGAAGCAGCTGGTGTGCTCCAAGATTGTGAGCGCCTTAAGGAATTAGTGGCTTCCCATGATGCTGTCTTCTTGTTGACTGACACAAGAGAAAGTAGGTGGCTTCCAACTCTCCTCTGCACTAATGAAAACAAG ATTGCTATTACTGCAGCATTAGGGTATGATAGTTACCTTGTCATGCGACATGGGGCTGGTCCTGGCATAAGCTGTGATGCTTCCAGTGTGGCCACTGCCACAGATAAGCTATCCACAGAGGATGCCCTTGGGCGTCAAAGGCTGGGGTGTTATTTCTGCAATGACGTCATTGCTCCTGTTGAT TCAGTTTCCAATCGGACACTGGATCAACAATGTACAGTGACACGACCTGGGTTGGCCTCTATTGCATCTGGACGTGCCGCAGACCTTTTCACAAGAATGTTACATCATCCAGATGG CATACATGCTCCAGGAGAGATTGCTGGTACAAGCAGTGGTCATCAGCATGGTATATTACCTCACCAGATGCGTGGATCACTATCGCAGTACAACTTACTAACCCTGTTGGGCTATTCCTCGAGTAATTGCACGGCATGTTCCAATGCG GTATTGTCTGAATATCGGAGGAGAGGAATGGACTTTGTGATGCAAGTGATCAATGAACCAACTTATTTGGAAGACCTAACCGGCCTCACGGACTTGATGAAATCCACATCTTACTCGCAGGTCGAGTGGGTAGATGAAACTGATGAAGACGAATTTGTCGAGGTCTGA
- the LOC8084824 gene encoding UBP1-associated protein 2C produces MDPFSKKRKPDENGAVTASPAGGAATLGLTRDDVLRLLEPLSRDQLADIAAAAALVSAHALDAVRAAADRDPALRKLFVRGLGWETTSDSLRAIFSAYGDLEEAVVITDKTTGRSKGYGFVTFRHADSAVLALKEPSKKIDGRMTVTQLAAAGSAGGPSGGAAGSGGAPVADVALRKIFVGNVPADMPSERLLAHFASYGEIEEGPLGFDKQTGKFRGFALFVYKTPEGAQASLVDTVKVIDGHQLVCKLAIEGKKAKQGQSQQSGPGNQQQQQMLQGGPQDMQGGLGLGSQMGAQYGGPGSGMPSFGFGGVGGGFGGPNPYGNMPSSMGGGGAGGLGSMGGQVPTGLAGAGAGAFGPGGLGGGSFGGSSQFGAAGMGAYGGLGMGGGSMYRMQQGALPAGAFGEGGNYPLPGSGFRGQDPQGGISPPGPGARAPPMYPNVPPYF; encoded by the coding sequence ATGGATCCCTTTTCCAAGAAGCGCAAGCCCGACGAGAACGGCGCCGTCACCGCCTCTCCCGCCGGTGGGGCTGCCACGCTGGGCCTCACCCGCGACGACGTCCTCCGCCTCCTCGAGCCGCTCTCCCGGGACCAGCTTGCGGAcatcgcggccgccgccgcgctcgtCTCGGCGCACGCGCTCGACGCCGTGCGCGCAGCCGCCGACCGCGACCCGGCCCTCCGCAAGCTCTTCGTTCGGGGGCTCGGGTGGGAGACCACATCCGACTCGCTCCGCGCCATCTTCTCCGCCTACGGGGACCTCGAGGAGGCCGTCGTCATCACCGACAAAACCACGGGGCGGTCCAAGGGTTACGGGTTCGTCACCTTCCGCCACGCCGATTCCGCCGTCCTCGCACTCAAGGAGCCATCAAAGAAGATCGACGGTCGCATGACTGTCACgcagctcgccgccgccggctcgGCAGGCGGGCCGTCTGGTGGGGCCGCTGGTAGTGGCGGTGCTCCTGTGGCTGATGTGGCGCTCCGGAAGATCTTCGTTGGGAACGTCCCGGCAGACATGCCGTCCGAGCGTCTCCTTGCGCACTTTGCCTCCTATGGCGAGATTGAGGAGGGGCCGCTGGGATTTGACAAGCAGACGGGCAAGTTCCGGGGCTTTGCACTTTTCGTATACAAGACACCTGAGGGTGCGCAGGCCTCCCTAGTGGACACGGTGAAGGTAATTGACGGCCACCAGCTTGTATGCAAGCTTGCCATAGAGGGGAAGAAGGCGAAGCAGGGGCAATCACAGCAATCTGGCCCTGgcaaccagcagcagcagcagatgctGCAGGGTGGTCCGCAAGATATGCAGGGAGGGCTTGGGCTTGGGTCACAGATGGGTGCACAGTATGGTGGCCCTGGGAGTGGTATGCCTTCGTTTGGTTTTGGTGGTGTTGGCGGTGGGTTTGGGGGTCCAAACCCTTATGGTAACATGCCATCTTCCATGGGTGGAGGAGGCGCAGGTGGTTTAGGGTCGATGGGAGGCCAGGTGCCCACTGGGTTGGCTGGTGCTGGGGCTGGTGCATTCGGGCCTGGGGGATTGGGTGGTGGCTCATTTGGGGGATCATCTCAGTTTGGTGCCGCTGGGATGGGGGCATATGGTGGCCTTGGAATGGGTGGAGGCTCCATGTACCGCATGCAACAGGGAGCACTGCCTGCAGGTGCATTTGGAGAAGGAGGCAACTACCCTCTTCCAGGTTCTGGTTTCCGGGGCCAGGATCCTCAAGGTGGAATATCTCCTCCTGGTCCAGGTGCCAGGGCTCCTCCTATGTATCCCAACGTACCGCCTTATTTCTAA